A single window of Primulina huaijiensis isolate GDHJ02 unplaced genomic scaffold, ASM1229523v2 scaffold208064, whole genome shotgun sequence DNA harbors:
- the LOC140966819 gene encoding protein DETOXIFICATION 55-like yields MAAAQTQKNPIMIEVIEELKIITDISFPILAVGILIYLKNMISVACMGRLGSLELAGGALAIGFTNITGYSVLSGLAMGMEPLCSQAFGSKNLAMVSITLQRTIILLLFASIPIGMLWMKFEPLLLWLHQEPGAVHIASLYCRLAVPDLIANSLLHPLRIYLRSKGTTWPLFYCTFLATILHFPITIFLTFNHHFGIKGIAIATSIANFNTLFFLLVYMQLFHEEMKPLSKDKAPPLKQLSLTSSPWKEWALLLRMAISSCLGICLEWWWYELMTLLAGYLHKSQVALATSAIVIQTTSLMYTLPSALSASISTRAGNELGAGRPHKARLATLVVIALSFFTSTFGFLLTTLGRGVWGRVFTDDDDILKLTMAVLPIIGLCELANCPQTTCCGVLRGTARPSIGAGINFCSFYLIGTPVAIALAFAWKMGFSGLCYGLLAAQLACVSSILTVVCRTDWEYESLRAKDLVGKDDENLYAGLIGKYDEGRISL; encoded by the exons ATGGCTGCAGCACAGACCCAAAAAAATCCGATAATGATAGAG GTAATAGAGGAATTGAAGATTATAACAGACATCAGTTTTCCGATATTGGCTGTGGGCATTTTGATTTACCTAAAAAACATGATTTCAGTGGCATGCATGGGAAGGCTAGGGAGCCTGGAGCTAGCAGGAGGTGCATTAGCCATTGGTTTCACTAACATTACAGGTTACTCTGTGCTTTCTGGCCTTGCCATGGGGATGGAGCCACTTTGTAGCCAAGCTTTTGGATCCAAAAACTTAGCCATGGTTTCTATCACACTACAAAGAACAATAATTTTGTTACTTTTTGCATCCATTCCAATTGGAATGTTATGGATGAAATTTGAGCCTCTCTTGCTATGGCTCCATCAAGAACCAGGAGCAGTACATATTGCAAGCCTGTATTGCCGATTGGCAGTCCCAGATCTCATTGCCAACAGCCTACTTCATCCCTTACGTATCTACTTACGCAGCAAAGGAACAACATGGCCACTGTTCTATTGCACATTTCTGGCGACAATTCTACATTTTCCCATCACCATTTTCTTAACTTTCAATCACCATTTCGGCATCAAGGGAATAGCAATTGCCACATCTATTGCAAACTTTAACACCTTGTTTTTCCTTTTAGTTTACATGCAACTCTTTCACGAAGAAATGAAGCCTTTATCTAAAGACAAGGCACCACCTTTAAAACAACTTAGTTTGACAAGTTCACCATGGAAGGAATGGGCTCTACTACTTAGAATGGCAATCTCCAGTTGCCTGGGTATTTGCTTAGAATGGTGGTGGTATGAGTTAATGACACTTCTAGCTGGTTACCTCCATAAATCTCAAGTTGCTCTTGCAACATCTGCTATAGTAATACAAACCACATCTCTTATGTACACATTGCCTTCAGCACTTAGTGCATCAATTTCAACCAGAGCAGGAAACGAGCTTGGAGCAGGTAGGCCACATAAGGCACGCTTGGCAACACTTGTAGTCATAGCATTGTCCTTTTTCACATCGACATTTGGCTTTCTGTTGACTACCCTAGGGAGAGGAGTATGGGGTAGGGTCTTTACCGATGATGATGACATTCTTAAGCTTACCATGGCTGTTCTACCCATAATCGGACTTTGTGAGCTAGCCAATTGTCCACaaaccacctgttgtggggtcCTCCGAGGAACTGCTAGGCCTAGTATAGGTGCAGGCATAAATTTTTGCTCATTCTACTTGATAGGAACGCCTGTTGCAATAGCTTTGGCCTTTGCCTGGAAAATGGGATTTTCGGGTCTTTGTTATGGGCTTTTAGCGGCTCAGCTGGCATGTGTATCATCTATTTTAACAGTTGTTTGTAGAACAGACTGGGAGTACGAATCCTTGAGGGCAAAAGACTTAGTTGGCAAAGACGACGAAAATTTATATGCAGGTTTAATAGGGAAATATGATGAAGGAAGAATAAGCTTATGA